One window of Nonomuraea muscovyensis genomic DNA carries:
- a CDS encoding DUF4190 domain-containing protein: MSYPNYGPSPYGPPLTHPNGTTILILGILSLVVCSLIGPFAWVMGNRALREIDSSGYMYENRGHVQAGRICGIVGTCLMLAVIGLYAFFALIFGGVAILDGLDG, translated from the coding sequence ATGTCATATCCGAACTACGGTCCATCCCCGTACGGACCGCCTCTGACGCACCCCAACGGCACCACGATCCTCATCCTGGGCATCCTGAGCCTCGTCGTGTGCTCGCTCATCGGGCCGTTCGCCTGGGTGATGGGCAACCGGGCGCTGCGCGAGATCGACAGCAGCGGCTACATGTACGAAAACCGCGGCCACGTGCAGGCCGGCCGGATCTGCGGCATCGTCGGCACCTGCCTGATGCTGGCCGTGATCGGCCTCTACGCGTTCTTCGCCCTGATCTTCGGCGGGGTCGCCATCCTCGACGGGCTCGACGGCTGA
- a CDS encoding ABC transporter ATP-binding protein gives MIETRGLSKTFKGGAEAVRGVDITVERGEIAGFLGPNGAGKTTTMRMLTTLLRPTAGTATVAGHDLLADPRGVRRHIGYVSQGGGVNLTVPLDGELELHAMLHGLTRAEARRRITEVLDRLDLGDLRHLPGGALSGGQRRRFDIAFGLLHRPGLLFLDEPTTGLDPQSRAHLWDHIRALRDEHGMTIFLTTHYLDEADALCDRLLIIDHGRIVAQGSPAELKAGGRTLDDVFLDITGRSLREGVAA, from the coding sequence ATGATCGAGACGCGAGGTCTCAGCAAGACGTTCAAGGGCGGCGCCGAGGCCGTCCGGGGCGTGGACATCACTGTGGAGCGGGGTGAGATCGCCGGCTTCCTCGGGCCGAACGGCGCGGGCAAGACCACGACCATGCGCATGCTCACCACGCTCCTGCGGCCCACGGCGGGCACCGCCACCGTGGCGGGACACGACCTGCTGGCCGACCCCCGAGGCGTACGGCGGCACATCGGCTACGTCTCGCAGGGCGGCGGCGTGAACCTGACCGTCCCCCTCGACGGCGAGCTCGAACTGCACGCCATGCTGCACGGCCTGACCCGCGCCGAGGCGCGCCGGCGCATCACCGAGGTACTGGACCGGCTCGACCTGGGGGACCTGAGGCACCTGCCGGGCGGTGCGCTGTCCGGCGGCCAGCGGCGCCGGTTCGACATCGCCTTCGGCCTGCTGCACCGGCCCGGCCTGCTCTTCCTCGACGAGCCCACGACCGGGCTCGACCCGCAGAGCCGCGCGCACCTGTGGGACCACATCCGCGCCCTGCGCGACGAGCACGGGATGACCATCTTCCTGACGACCCACTACCTGGACGAGGCCGACGCCCTCTGCGACCGCCTCCTGATCATCGACCACGGCCGGATCGTGGCCCAGGGCAGCCCGGCCGAGTTGAAGGCCGGCGGCCGCACCCTCGACGACGTGTTCCTCGACATCACCGGCAGGTCGCTGCGCGAGGGGGTGGCCGCGTGA
- a CDS encoding nitroreductase family deazaflavin-dependent oxidoreductase, with the protein MMAVLKPFAQWLASTEWFMKAGPRFVPQFDRALHRLTGGRLISSDRVIPSLVLTTTGAKTGLPRRSPLACLPEDDGAFLVVGSNFGGPTHPAWSANLLKNPEATVTHRGREIPVVATLLTGEARAEAWPRLLANWPLYDRYTEKSGRELRVFRLTPPT; encoded by the coding sequence ATGATGGCCGTTCTCAAGCCTTTCGCCCAGTGGCTGGCCTCGACCGAGTGGTTCATGAAGGCCGGGCCCCGGTTCGTCCCGCAGTTCGACCGTGCCCTGCACCGGCTCACGGGCGGGCGGTTGATCAGCAGCGACCGGGTCATCCCCTCGCTGGTCCTGACGACCACCGGCGCCAAAACCGGGCTGCCCCGCCGCTCGCCGCTGGCGTGCCTGCCCGAGGACGACGGCGCGTTCCTCGTCGTGGGCAGCAACTTCGGCGGGCCGACCCACCCGGCCTGGAGCGCCAACCTGCTGAAGAACCCCGAGGCCACGGTCACCCACCGGGGCCGGGAGATCCCCGTCGTGGCCACGCTGCTGACCGGCGAGGCTCGCGCCGAGGCGTGGCCGAGGCTGCTGGCCAACTGGCCGCTCTACGACCGCTACACCGAAAAGTCGGGGCGCGAGCTGCGGGTCTTCCGCCTGACTCCCCCCACGTGA
- the rpsD gene encoding 30S ribosomal protein S4 — MRYTGPKVRLSRRAGVPLTRKAVRYFEQRPYPPGEHGRKTNRRNTGDYGLRLLEKQKLRWYYDVSERQLRRYWDLAVRRPGASGAELVSLLETRLASLVLRAGLAPSIYAARQYVTHGHIAVDGRKVDIPSYLVKPGQVVTVRERSRRMQPFVAAAEGVHADERIAPYLTVDHADLRFTLTAWPEREQVVVPVDEQLVVEFYSR; from the coding sequence GTGCGCTACACCGGTCCGAAGGTGCGCCTGTCGCGCCGCGCGGGCGTGCCGCTGACCAGGAAGGCCGTGCGCTACTTCGAGCAGCGCCCCTACCCGCCCGGCGAGCACGGTCGCAAGACCAACCGCCGCAACACCGGCGACTACGGGCTGCGCCTGCTGGAGAAGCAGAAGCTGCGCTGGTACTACGACGTGTCGGAGCGGCAGCTGCGCCGCTACTGGGACCTCGCGGTACGCAGGCCCGGCGCGTCCGGCGCCGAACTGGTCTCGCTGCTGGAGACCCGCCTGGCCTCGCTGGTGCTGCGCGCCGGCCTGGCCCCGTCGATCTACGCGGCCCGGCAGTACGTGACCCACGGGCACATCGCCGTGGACGGCCGCAAGGTGGACATCCCCAGCTACCTCGTCAAGCCCGGCCAGGTGGTCACGGTGCGCGAGCGGTCGCGCCGGATGCAGCCGTTCGTGGCCGCCGCCGAGGGCGTGCACGCCGACGAGCGGATCGCGCCGTACCTGACGGTCGACCACGCCGACCTGCGCTTCACGCTGACCGCCTGGCCGGAACGCGAGCAGGTCGTGGTCCCCGTGGACGAGCAGCTCGTCGTGGAGTTCTACTCCCGCTGA
- a CDS encoding OmpA family protein: MWHKTLTATSVALALAVTGCGVVPLPSAADPATRPPSAAPTPTPSGPATTAPPSSAPPATPAADSGPALAVTHSTETPTYKIEVVGLNRVEGAHLLVRLRLSNTGEKDLPWSADLQDNFARNGAFVWASGIGVLDAQARRWLMPYQRGEECLCTHQDRDGLKYFIEPGASIGVYAVVPAPSGNPATATVVTPAAPPLVNVPISDDPPAMEMPDLSGVTPVRHLVATPSEALDKSEETADDGRQLQVSLSSDVLFAVDKANLTGRARTVLARTAKLVDASSGTTVEIAGHADSTGTDAINDPLSRRRAEAVRKALAGLVSRDGLRFTAQGYGSRRPLYSNDEEEGRRRNRRVTVTFAKPRQAAPPPTAAASPSTSPGEATAAAPGPTVSARSEGQPFTAEITGLRRLPGGLGVLTYRLTNRGEREAWHHRLNWSSEWMSYRYQAASNVRLTDQAERRQYLPGRIEVAGDDGPVTYCACTEMAGVRLSTGKFAPGEAREFWSLFGLPATASRLTVKISDFPATEVAVTG; this comes from the coding sequence ATGTGGCATAAGACCCTGACTGCTACCTCCGTGGCGCTCGCTCTCGCCGTGACCGGCTGCGGCGTCGTGCCCCTGCCGAGCGCGGCGGACCCGGCGACGCGGCCCCCGTCCGCCGCCCCCACCCCCACCCCGTCCGGGCCGGCCACGACCGCACCCCCGTCGAGCGCCCCGCCGGCCACCCCGGCCGCCGACTCCGGGCCCGCGCTGGCGGTCACCCACAGCACCGAGACGCCCACGTACAAGATCGAGGTCGTCGGCCTCAACCGGGTCGAGGGCGCCCACCTGCTCGTCCGGCTCCGCCTGTCCAACACCGGCGAGAAGGACCTGCCGTGGTCCGCCGACCTGCAGGACAACTTCGCCAGGAACGGCGCCTTCGTCTGGGCGTCCGGCATCGGGGTGCTCGACGCGCAGGCCCGGCGCTGGCTGATGCCGTACCAGCGAGGTGAGGAGTGCCTGTGCACCCACCAGGACCGCGACGGCCTGAAGTACTTCATCGAGCCCGGCGCGTCCATCGGCGTGTACGCCGTCGTGCCGGCCCCGTCGGGTAACCCGGCCACCGCCACGGTCGTCACCCCGGCCGCCCCGCCCCTCGTGAACGTGCCCATCAGCGACGACCCGCCGGCCATGGAGATGCCCGACCTGTCCGGCGTCACCCCGGTCCGCCACCTGGTCGCGACGCCGTCCGAGGCGCTCGACAAGTCGGAGGAGACCGCCGACGACGGCAGGCAACTGCAGGTCAGCCTCTCCTCCGACGTGCTCTTCGCGGTGGACAAGGCCAACCTGACGGGCAGGGCGCGCACGGTCCTGGCGCGCACCGCCAAGCTCGTGGACGCCTCCTCCGGCACGACCGTCGAGATCGCCGGGCACGCCGACTCCACGGGCACCGACGCCATCAACGACCCGCTGTCCCGCCGCCGAGCCGAGGCGGTGCGCAAGGCGCTCGCCGGGCTCGTCAGCCGCGACGGGCTCCGCTTCACGGCCCAGGGGTACGGCTCGCGCCGCCCCCTCTACAGCAACGACGAGGAGGAGGGCCGCCGCCGCAACCGGAGGGTCACGGTCACCTTCGCCAAGCCGCGTCAGGCGGCCCCGCCGCCCACCGCCGCCGCCTCCCCCTCGACCTCCCCCGGTGAGGCGACGGCCGCCGCGCCGGGCCCGACGGTGAGCGCCCGGTCGGAGGGGCAGCCGTTCACGGCCGAGATCACCGGGCTGCGCCGGCTGCCCGGCGGCCTGGGCGTCCTCACCTACCGCCTCACCAACCGGGGCGAGCGCGAGGCCTGGCACCACCGGCTCAACTGGTCCAGCGAGTGGATGTCGTACCGCTACCAGGCGGCCAGCAACGTCCGCCTCACCGACCAGGCCGAACGCCGCCAGTACCTGCCGGGCCGCATCGAGGTGGCGGGGGACGACGGCCCGGTCACGTACTGCGCGTGCACCGAGATGGCGGGCGTCCGGCTGTCCACCGGCAAGTTCGCACCGGGCGAGGCGCGGGAGTTCTGGAGCCTGTTCGGGCTGCCGGCCACCGCCTCCCGGCTCACCGTGAAGATCAGCGACTTCCCGGCCACCGAGGTCGCGGTGACCGGGTGA
- a CDS encoding ion transporter yields the protein MRERIRVIVFGKRFQQFIVAVILVNAATLGLETVPSVVERHGDLLTLVDHAALYIFVAELAAKVYVERWRFARDPWNLFDTLIVGVALLPATGGLSVLRSLRVLRALRLLSVVPSLRRVVSALLRAMPGMSSIVLLLSLVLYVAAVMATKLYGQTAPQRFGSLPVSLFTLFQTMTGDDWGNIAREVMTRHPSAWVFFTAFILVSTFIVLNLFMAVVVSAMEEESAAERQRAMVDLALAGTALAHPTTSDPAPPVPAASSPPPSGSAPSGSAPYGSAPSGSTPSGSIGAGPVAAAGGPEFAATPGGSAEARVLEELAALREEVAALRRQLAPAEPAHRK from the coding sequence GTGCGCGAACGCATCCGCGTCATCGTCTTCGGCAAGCGTTTCCAGCAGTTCATCGTCGCGGTGATCCTGGTCAACGCCGCCACCCTCGGTCTCGAGACCGTGCCGTCCGTCGTGGAGCGGCACGGCGACCTGCTCACCCTGGTCGACCACGCGGCGCTTTACATCTTCGTCGCCGAGCTGGCCGCCAAGGTGTACGTCGAGCGATGGCGGTTCGCGCGCGACCCGTGGAACCTCTTCGACACGCTGATCGTGGGCGTCGCGCTGCTGCCCGCCACGGGCGGGCTGTCGGTGCTGCGGTCGCTGCGCGTCCTGCGCGCGCTGCGCCTGCTGTCGGTGGTGCCCAGCCTGCGCCGGGTGGTCTCGGCCCTGCTGCGCGCGATGCCGGGGATGAGCTCGATCGTGCTGCTGCTGTCGCTGGTGCTGTACGTGGCCGCCGTGATGGCGACGAAGCTGTACGGCCAGACGGCGCCGCAGCGGTTCGGCAGCCTGCCGGTGTCGCTGTTCACCCTGTTCCAGACGATGACGGGCGACGACTGGGGCAACATCGCCCGCGAGGTGATGACCCGCCACCCGTCCGCCTGGGTCTTCTTCACCGCCTTCATCCTGGTCAGCACCTTCATCGTGCTGAACCTCTTCATGGCGGTCGTGGTGAGCGCCATGGAGGAGGAGTCGGCGGCGGAGCGCCAGCGGGCCATGGTGGACCTCGCACTGGCCGGAACGGCCCTGGCACATCCCACCACGTCGGACCCGGCCCCGCCGGTCCCGGCCGCTTCGAGCCCGCCGCCCTCCGGCTCGGCCCCTTCCGGCTCCGCCCCTTACGGCTCGGCCCCTTCCGGCTCCACCCCTTCCGGCTCGATAGGCGCCGGGCCGGTGGCGGCGGCGGGCGGGCCGGAGTTCGCGGCAACTCCCGGGGGCAGCGCGGAGGCGCGGGTCCTGGAGGAGCTGGCCGCGCTGCGCGAGGAGGTCGCCGCGCTGCGCCGCCAGCTCGCGCCCGCCGAGCCCGCGCACCGGAAGTAG
- a CDS encoding S8 family peptidase, whose translation MIQLRPSPDLVAAVADPERTASTADVADGLPGVELDAGFTPVALPRPLPAAGGDPLSLRGPLDFSMAAEDASVLVRGTLPDDETATRVAMLLALRPDVAGVFADPVIESSLTCGGDPPVGDWHDVERLIGGPELRAEGLDGSGVALAVLDTGVNAAHTARRLGRDFTLDARRSWVPAGVRGRPGEFEVDHGTMCAFDALIGAPRASVIDIPVLLSRRPGGSAIDGLLSDAVAAFAHLRTVLQDQPAASRALVVSNSWGSFSPEWDFPVGHPGNYSDGPAHPFNVMVAALERAGADVLFAAGNCGTQCRDGRCAFPDRPIVGANSHPQALSVGGVDVRGHRVGYSSQGPGRLSDRKPDLCAYTHFSGSHAFGVAEPDSGTSAATPVLAGLVAAVRTRWPCTRLSPAQLRTLLRRSADDRGALGFDYDHGYGVVDPTGVLAALRRRAES comes from the coding sequence ATGATCCAGCTCCGCCCGTCCCCCGACCTGGTCGCCGCCGTGGCCGACCCCGAGCGCACGGCGAGCACGGCCGACGTCGCCGACGGGCTGCCCGGCGTCGAACTGGACGCCGGCTTCACGCCCGTGGCGCTCCCCCGCCCGCTCCCGGCGGCCGGCGGCGACCCGCTCTCGCTGCGCGGGCCGCTCGACTTCTCGATGGCCGCCGAGGACGCCTCGGTGCTGGTGCGCGGCACACTCCCCGACGACGAAACGGCCACCCGGGTGGCGATGCTGCTGGCGCTGCGCCCCGACGTCGCGGGCGTGTTCGCCGACCCGGTGATCGAGTCCAGCCTCACCTGCGGCGGCGACCCGCCGGTGGGCGACTGGCACGACGTGGAGCGGCTGATCGGCGGGCCGGAGCTGCGGGCCGAGGGCCTCGACGGGAGCGGGGTCGCGCTGGCCGTGCTCGACACCGGGGTCAACGCCGCCCACACCGCCCGGCGCCTCGGGCGCGACTTCACGCTCGACGCCCGGCGGAGCTGGGTGCCCGCCGGAGTGCGGGGCCGGCCGGGCGAGTTCGAGGTGGACCACGGCACGATGTGCGCGTTCGACGCGCTCATCGGCGCGCCGCGCGCCTCGGTGATCGACATCCCGGTGCTGCTGTCGAGGCGGCCCGGCGGGTCGGCGATCGACGGCCTGCTGTCCGACGCGGTGGCGGCGTTCGCGCATCTGCGCACGGTGCTGCAGGACCAGCCCGCCGCCTCCCGGGCGCTGGTGGTCAGCAACTCGTGGGGGTCGTTCTCGCCGGAGTGGGACTTCCCGGTCGGGCATCCGGGCAACTACTCCGACGGTCCCGCGCACCCGTTCAACGTGATGGTGGCGGCGCTGGAGCGGGCGGGCGCCGACGTGCTGTTCGCCGCCGGCAACTGCGGCACGCAGTGCCGCGACGGGCGGTGCGCGTTCCCCGACCGGCCGATCGTGGGCGCCAACTCCCACCCGCAGGCGCTGTCGGTGGGCGGCGTCGACGTCCGCGGCCATCGCGTCGGCTACTCCTCGCAGGGGCCCGGCCGGTTGAGCGACCGCAAGCCCGACCTGTGCGCCTACACGCACTTCTCGGGCTCCCACGCGTTCGGCGTCGCGGAGCCCGACTCGGGCACCTCGGCGGCGACACCCGTCCTGGCCGGGCTGGTGGCCGCGGTGCGCACGCGGTGGCCGTGCACCCGGCTGTCGCCGGCCCAGCTCCGCACGCTGCTGCGCCGCAGCGCCGACGACCGCGGCGCACTGGGCTTCGACTACGACCACGGATACGGCGTCGTGGACCCGACCGGCGTCCTCGCCGCCCTGCGGCGCCGCGCCGAGAGCTGA
- a CDS encoding DUF2470 domain-containing protein, which produces MLPIPERVRTLAASAAVARMTLDGVPSPARGGVDGRGRPVLLVRPGERLHALDDEAVVAVHLTATRRLGEVEHPRGLIEVQGWAQPVPAAEARAAAVAVAAASPDEALFEALERYGEPGAPRLLRLDVAQVAYLTGQESGILDADDYLDANPDPLAETAERVLAHVNEAHRAQLAGGVSRRLGEGSRDGAGEVWLWELDRFGATVHVDGSLIRFPWPVPAHTGQCLETALRGLLCTC; this is translated from the coding sequence GTGCTGCCGATCCCCGAACGCGTCCGTACGCTCGCCGCGTCCGCGGCCGTCGCCCGCATGACCCTCGACGGCGTGCCGTCACCCGCCCGGGGCGGCGTGGACGGGCGGGGCCGTCCGGTGCTGCTGGTGCGACCCGGCGAGCGGCTGCACGCGCTGGACGACGAGGCGGTCGTGGCGGTGCATCTCACCGCCACGCGACGGCTCGGCGAGGTGGAGCACCCCCGCGGGCTGATCGAGGTGCAGGGATGGGCGCAGCCCGTACCCGCCGCCGAGGCGCGCGCGGCGGCGGTCGCGGTGGCTGCGGCCAGCCCGGACGAGGCGCTGTTCGAGGCGCTGGAGAGGTACGGCGAGCCCGGCGCGCCCCGGTTGCTGCGGCTCGACGTGGCCCAGGTGGCCTACCTGACCGGCCAGGAGTCGGGGATCCTCGACGCCGACGACTACCTCGACGCGAACCCCGACCCGCTGGCCGAGACGGCCGAACGGGTGCTGGCCCACGTCAACGAGGCGCACCGGGCCCAGCTCGCCGGCGGGGTGTCCCGGCGCCTCGGCGAGGGATCGCGCGACGGCGCGGGCGAGGTTTGGCTGTGGGAGCTCGACCGGTTCGGGGCGACGGTGCACGTGGACGGGTCGCTGATCCGCTTCCCGTGGCCGGTTCCGGCGCACACGGGGCAGTGTCTGGAGACCGCGCTGCGCGGCCTCCTGTGCACCTGCTGA
- a CDS encoding spermine/spermidine synthase domain-containing protein: protein MTLQARKPVSEGADHWLAVRPRLVLASGFMLFLELALIRWTGSNIVHLSYFTNFVLLGSFLGIGLGFLRVGRSKSRPYYSPVVLFGLVIVVLTFPVTVDRDTEGVLYWTSLHTAGPPAWLILPVVFCAAAVVLMGPAELVGRCFPELPRLEAYRYDLIGSLAGIAAFTALSFLSAPPVYWGIIAAAAYGVLLAPGRSAPRSAGRLVPYLGLVTVPSLAVVALLLAESLTAGALWSPYYKVTYSQGRVLDVPVTDIAVNGIPHQQAVPAAARLQWERQYGLPYERAVAAPKDVLIVGAGSGTDVAIALSRGASRVDAVEIDPKLRELGGSTHPDRPYADPRVTTHITDGRAFLERTSARYDLILFALPDSLTLVSGASSLRLESYLFTEEAMRAARDRLKPGGAFAMYNYYRESWLVDRLASTVQAAFGHRPCVDVVSTAGQQAVITAGATPAAQRCGPAWAGATAATPPPAGDDRPFLYLKDRTIPPIYLITLGLILAVSLLAVRVVAGPYRRMRPYADLFLLGVAFLLLETKSVTGFALLFGTTWVVNAIVFAGVLVAVLAAVEVTRRFRTPPLPVMYGVLLAGLLLAWLVPNAWLLSLPLPLRAVAAVTVAFLPIFAANVVFAKRFADTADGTTAFGANLLGAMVGGCLEYLALVIGYQGLLIVAAVVYLGAFALLPRSTAPAA from the coding sequence ATGACGCTTCAGGCGCGAAAGCCGGTCTCCGAGGGCGCGGACCACTGGCTGGCGGTCCGGCCGAGGCTCGTCCTCGCCAGCGGGTTCATGCTCTTCCTGGAGCTGGCCCTGATCCGCTGGACCGGGTCCAACATCGTGCACCTGAGCTACTTCACCAACTTCGTGCTGCTCGGCTCGTTCCTCGGCATCGGGCTCGGCTTCCTTCGCGTCGGCAGGTCGAAGAGCCGGCCCTACTACTCGCCGGTCGTGCTGTTCGGCCTGGTGATCGTGGTGCTGACGTTCCCCGTCACCGTCGACCGCGACACCGAGGGCGTCCTCTACTGGACGAGCCTGCACACCGCGGGGCCGCCCGCGTGGCTCATCCTGCCGGTCGTCTTCTGCGCCGCCGCGGTGGTGCTCATGGGCCCTGCCGAACTGGTCGGCAGGTGCTTTCCGGAGCTGCCCCGCCTGGAGGCCTACCGCTACGACCTGATCGGCAGCCTCGCCGGGATCGCCGCCTTCACGGCGCTGTCGTTCCTCAGCGCGCCGCCCGTCTACTGGGGGATCATCGCGGCCGCCGCCTACGGGGTGCTGCTGGCGCCGGGACGCTCGGCGCCGCGTTCGGCGGGACGGCTGGTGCCGTACCTGGGGCTCGTCACCGTGCCGTCCCTCGCGGTGGTGGCGCTGCTGCTCGCCGAGTCGCTGACCGCCGGGGCGCTCTGGTCGCCGTACTACAAGGTCACCTACAGCCAGGGCCGGGTGCTGGACGTGCCGGTGACCGACATCGCCGTCAACGGCATCCCGCACCAGCAGGCCGTGCCCGCCGCCGCCCGGCTGCAGTGGGAACGCCAGTACGGCCTGCCGTACGAGCGGGCCGTCGCGGCGCCCAAGGACGTGCTCATCGTCGGCGCGGGCAGCGGCACGGACGTCGCCATCGCGCTGTCCAGGGGCGCGAGCCGGGTCGACGCCGTCGAGATCGACCCCAAGCTGCGCGAGCTGGGCGGCTCCACGCACCCCGACCGCCCCTACGCCGACCCGCGCGTCACCACGCACATCACCGACGGCCGCGCCTTCCTCGAACGCACCTCGGCCCGCTACGACCTGATCCTCTTCGCGCTGCCCGACTCGCTCACCCTCGTGTCGGGGGCCAGCTCGCTGCGCCTGGAGAGCTACCTGTTCACCGAGGAGGCCATGCGGGCCGCCCGCGACCGGCTCAAGCCCGGCGGCGCGTTCGCCATGTACAACTACTACCGCGAGAGCTGGCTCGTCGACCGGCTCGCCTCGACCGTGCAGGCCGCCTTCGGGCACCGGCCGTGCGTCGACGTGGTCAGCACCGCCGGCCAGCAGGCCGTCATCACCGCCGGCGCGACCCCCGCCGCGCAGCGGTGCGGCCCGGCGTGGGCCGGCGCCACGGCCGCCACCCCGCCGCCCGCCGGCGACGACCGGCCGTTCCTCTACCTCAAGGACCGGACGATCCCGCCGATCTACCTCATCACGCTCGGTCTCATCCTCGCCGTCAGCCTGCTGGCCGTGCGCGTCGTCGCCGGCCCCTACCGGCGGATGCGCCCCTATGCCGACCTGTTCCTGCTCGGGGTGGCGTTCCTGCTGCTGGAGACCAAGAGCGTCACCGGGTTCGCGCTGCTGTTCGGCACCACATGGGTGGTCAACGCGATCGTGTTCGCCGGCGTGCTGGTGGCGGTGCTCGCCGCCGTCGAGGTGACCCGCCGCTTCCGCACCCCGCCGCTGCCGGTCATGTACGGCGTGCTGCTCGCCGGCCTGTTGCTGGCCTGGCTGGTGCCCAACGCGTGGCTGCTGTCGCTGCCCCTGCCGTTGCGCGCGGTGGCGGCGGTGACGGTGGCGTTCCTGCCGATCTTCGCCGCGAACGTGGTCTTCGCCAAGCGCTTCGCGGACACGGCCGACGGCACCACCGCGTTCGGCGCCAACCTGCTGGGGGCGATGGTGGGCGGGTGCCTGGAGTACCTGGCGCTGGTGATCGGCTACCAGGGTCTGCTGATCGTGGCGGCCGTCGTCTACCTGGGCGCGTTCGCGCTGCTGCCCCGCTCGACGGCGCCGGCGGCCTGA
- a CDS encoding ABC transporter permease gives MTALAAASRDTWLLFRHGFAVTMQQKVGVVFGAVQPLLFLVLFGPIFATIGTWETLVPGLIVQLGLMSTGLAGFGIVMESRFGVLERMRVTPASRLALLLGRVLNNVVTLAVQTALLLVAGFAFGLRVPLAGLLAAFVLVLLLGAGLAALSYAAALTLNEHLFAPVMTTVVVPLTLLSGAFLPMSMAPGWLNAISYVSPFRYVLEALRELFAGHYASTTVHVGAVVTVAFAGLGVAVGTRVFHRENA, from the coding sequence GTGACCGCGCTCGCCGCCGCGTCGCGCGACACGTGGCTGCTGTTCCGCCACGGGTTCGCCGTCACGATGCAGCAGAAGGTCGGCGTCGTCTTCGGCGCCGTCCAGCCGCTGCTCTTCCTCGTGCTGTTCGGGCCGATCTTCGCCACGATCGGCACCTGGGAGACGCTGGTGCCCGGTCTGATCGTGCAGCTCGGGCTGATGAGCACGGGACTGGCCGGGTTCGGCATCGTCATGGAGAGCAGGTTCGGGGTGCTGGAGCGGATGCGGGTCACCCCGGCGAGCCGGCTCGCGCTGCTGCTCGGCCGGGTGCTCAACAACGTGGTCACGCTGGCCGTGCAGACCGCGCTGCTGCTCGTCGCGGGCTTCGCCTTCGGGCTGCGGGTGCCGCTCGCCGGGCTGCTGGCGGCGTTCGTGCTCGTCCTGCTGCTGGGGGCGGGGCTGGCCGCGCTGTCGTACGCGGCGGCGCTGACGCTGAACGAGCACCTGTTCGCGCCGGTGATGACGACCGTGGTCGTGCCGCTCACGCTGCTGTCGGGGGCGTTCCTGCCGATGTCGATGGCGCCGGGCTGGCTGAACGCGATCTCCTACGTCAGCCCGTTCAGGTACGTGCTGGAGGCGCTGCGCGAGCTGTTCGCCGGCCACTACGCGAGCACCACCGTCCACGTCGGGGCGGTGGTGACGGTGGCCTTCGCCGGGCTGGGCGTGGCGGTCGGGACCCGGGTCTTCCACCGGGAGAACGCCTAG
- a CDS encoding TetR/AcrR family transcriptional regulator produces MEEGLRERKKRETRRRIADMAMGLFMVKGFDNVTVAEVARAADVSVNTVFNYFGTKEDLFLDRQQELQESYDRVVRERAHGESVVAAFRRDYFRAMDESDWRYGLNEGADTFGRLVMDSPSLRARAREIEHLTTMRLAATIAEDTGADPDDLAPELVAAQILDLTRLVARHLLRRTMAGESRLEAMAALREQARAAFDRLESGIGDYGLRPPAPSSAGA; encoded by the coding sequence ATGGAGGAGGGGCTGCGGGAGCGGAAGAAGCGGGAGACGCGCCGGCGCATCGCCGACATGGCGATGGGGCTGTTCATGGTCAAGGGCTTCGACAACGTCACGGTGGCCGAGGTGGCCCGCGCGGCGGACGTGTCGGTCAACACGGTCTTCAACTACTTCGGCACCAAGGAGGACCTGTTCCTCGACCGGCAGCAGGAGCTCCAGGAGTCCTACGACCGGGTGGTGCGCGAGCGGGCCCACGGCGAGAGCGTGGTGGCGGCCTTCCGCCGCGACTACTTCAGGGCGATGGACGAGTCCGACTGGCGCTACGGGCTCAACGAGGGCGCCGACACGTTCGGCCGGCTGGTGATGGACAGCCCGTCGCTGCGGGCGCGGGCCCGCGAGATCGAGCACCTGACCACGATGAGGCTGGCCGCGACCATCGCCGAGGACACCGGCGCCGACCCCGACGACCTGGCCCCGGAGCTGGTGGCCGCGCAGATCCTCGATCTGACGCGCCTCGTGGCCCGCCACCTGCTGCGCCGCACGATGGCGGGCGAGAGCAGGCTGGAGGCCATGGCCGCCCTGCGCGAGCAGGCGCGGGCGGCCTTCGACCGGCTGGAGTCGGGGATCGGCGACTACGGCCTACGGCCACCGGCCCCGTCCTCCGCGGGCGCGTGA